The Geobacter sp. AOG2 genome includes a window with the following:
- a CDS encoding Spy/CpxP family protein refolding chaperone — translation MAKIVVLLCIGAITAFAGMAQADDGGWDSGHCGNHMKQRMHHNFKRIAKKLGLTEAQKAQAKAIFQANRDAMKPIFASLRTERKNLQALIHADTIDEAAIRAETAKVAGIQADLNVGKAKAGAQFRAILTPAQLETLKTMHDKRRMKDAPAAPPAQ, via the coding sequence ATGGCAAAAATCGTAGTACTGTTGTGTATTGGGGCAATAACGGCGTTTGCCGGTATGGCACAGGCAGACGACGGAGGATGGGATAGCGGGCATTGCGGCAATCACATGAAGCAGCGGATGCATCACAACTTCAAGAGAATTGCCAAAAAACTTGGCCTGACCGAAGCGCAGAAAGCCCAGGCAAAGGCGATCTTCCAGGCCAACAGGGATGCGATGAAGCCGATATTCGCCAGCCTGCGCACCGAGCGAAAGAATCTCCAGGCATTGATCCACGCCGATACCATCGACGAGGCGGCGATCCGCGCTGAAACCGCCAAGGTAGCCGGTATCCAAGCTGACCTTAACGTCGGCAAGGCTAAAGCCGGGGCACAGTTCCGCGCCATTCTCACACCTGCCCAGTTGGAGACACTGAAGACCATGCACGACAAGCGGCGGATGAAAGACGCCCCGGCCGCCCCTCCAGCCCAATAA